The following coding sequences are from one Streptomyces venezuelae window:
- a CDS encoding vitamin K epoxide reductase family protein → MSKTMSAKDGALDEQERTVAPRSVGGSRALALLLVITGAGGLLAAWVITLDKFELLKDPNFQPGCSINPVVACGSIMKSEQAEAFGFPNPMLGLVAYGIVICVGMSLLAGARFPRWYWLTFNAGMLFGVGFCTWLMIQSLYHINALCLWCTLAWIVTLVMFWYVTSSNIRAGFLPAPAWARSFLADFTWALPVMHTGVIAMLILTRWGADLWA, encoded by the coding sequence ATGAGCAAAACGATGTCAGCGAAGGACGGCGCCCTGGACGAGCAGGAGCGTACGGTCGCTCCCCGGTCCGTCGGCGGCAGCCGCGCACTCGCCCTGCTCCTGGTGATCACCGGCGCGGGCGGTCTGCTCGCCGCCTGGGTCATCACCCTCGACAAGTTCGAGCTCCTGAAGGACCCGAACTTCCAGCCGGGCTGCAGCATCAACCCCGTCGTCGCCTGCGGCAGCATCATGAAGAGCGAGCAGGCGGAGGCCTTCGGCTTCCCCAACCCGATGCTCGGGCTGGTCGCCTACGGCATCGTGATCTGCGTCGGCATGAGCCTCCTCGCGGGGGCCCGCTTCCCCCGCTGGTACTGGCTCACGTTCAACGCGGGCATGCTCTTCGGTGTCGGCTTCTGCACCTGGCTGATGATCCAGTCGCTCTACCACATCAACGCGCTCTGCCTCTGGTGCACGCTCGCCTGGATCGTGACGCTCGTGATGTTCTGGTACGTCACCTCGTCCAACATCCGCGCCGGATTCCTGCCCGCGCCCGCCTGGGCCAGGAGCTTCCTCGCGGACTTCACCTGGGCCCTGCCGGTGATGC
- the hisS gene encoding histidine--tRNA ligase translates to MSTFKAPKGTYDLLPPDSAKFLAVREAIAAPLRNSGYGYIETPGFENVELFARGVGESTDIVTKEMYAFTTKGGDELALRPEGTASVLRAALEGNLHKAGNLPVKLWYSGSYYRYERPQKGRYRHFSQVGAEAIGAEDPALDAELIILADQAYRALGLRNFRILLNSLGDKECRPVYRAALQEFLRGLDLDEETRRRIDINPLRVLDDKRADVQQQLVGAPSLRDYLCDACKAYHEQVRELITAAGVAFEDDEKLVRGLDYYTRTTFEFVHDGLGSQSAVGGGGRYDGLSEMIGGPSLPSVGWALGVDRTVLALEAEGVELELPASTSVFAVPLGDEARRVLFAKVTELRKAGVAADFSYGGKGLKGAMKNANRSGARFTVVAGERDLAEGVVQLKDMESGEQSAVAVDEVVAVLTAKLA, encoded by the coding sequence GTGAGCACCTTCAAGGCCCCCAAGGGCACGTACGACCTGCTGCCGCCGGACTCCGCGAAGTTCCTCGCGGTCCGCGAGGCCATCGCCGCGCCGCTGCGCAACTCCGGCTACGGCTACATCGAGACGCCCGGCTTTGAGAACGTCGAGCTGTTCGCGCGCGGTGTCGGTGAGTCCACCGACATCGTCACCAAGGAGATGTACGCCTTCACCACCAAGGGCGGCGACGAGCTCGCGCTGCGCCCCGAAGGCACCGCCTCCGTGCTGCGCGCGGCCCTGGAGGGCAACCTCCACAAGGCGGGCAACCTCCCCGTCAAGCTCTGGTACTCGGGCTCCTACTACCGGTACGAGCGCCCGCAGAAGGGCCGCTACAGGCACTTCTCCCAGGTCGGCGCCGAGGCCATCGGCGCCGAGGACCCGGCGCTCGACGCCGAGCTGATCATCCTGGCCGACCAGGCGTACCGCGCCCTCGGCCTGCGGAACTTCCGCATCCTGCTGAACTCGCTCGGCGACAAGGAGTGCCGCCCCGTCTACCGCGCCGCACTGCAGGAGTTCCTGCGCGGCCTGGACCTGGACGAGGAGACACGTCGACGTATCGACATCAACCCGCTGCGGGTCCTCGACGACAAGCGGGCCGACGTCCAGCAGCAGCTGGTGGGCGCGCCCTCGCTGCGCGACTACCTGTGCGACGCGTGCAAGGCGTACCACGAGCAGGTCCGCGAGCTGATCACCGCGGCGGGCGTCGCCTTCGAGGACGACGAGAAGCTCGTCCGCGGCCTGGACTACTACACCCGCACGACCTTCGAGTTCGTCCACGACGGCCTCGGCTCGCAGTCCGCGGTCGGCGGCGGCGGACGGTACGACGGCCTCTCCGAGATGATCGGCGGCCCCTCGCTGCCGTCGGTCGGCTGGGCGCTCGGCGTGGACCGCACGGTGCTCGCCCTGGAGGCGGAGGGCGTCGAGCTCGAACTGCCCGCGTCCACCAGTGTGTTCGCGGTGCCGCTCGGCGACGAGGCGCGTCGCGTCCTGTTCGCCAAGGTGACCGAGTTGCGCAAGGCGGGAGTCGCGGCGGACTTCTCGTACGGCGGGAAGGGCCTCAAGGGCGCGATGAAGAACGCCAACCGCAGCGGTGCGCGCTTCACCGTCGTCGCCGGTGAGCGCGATCTCGCCGAAGGCGTCGTCCAGCTCAAGGACATGGAGTCCGGCGAGCAGAGCGCCGTCGCGGTCGACGAGGTCGTCGCGGTGCTCACGGCGAAGCTGGCGTAA